A region of Lichenibacterium dinghuense DNA encodes the following proteins:
- a CDS encoding NADH-quinone oxidoreductase subunit M has translation MFGFGILSGLIAVPLIGVLFILVLQGDDEATLDNARWAALIASTVTFVLSLVAWSRFDSGTADFQLLESRNWLGGGLGYKLGVDGASMPFLLLTTFLMPFCIASAWRAIHMRVKEFLICFLVLEAALIGIFSALDVVLFYLFFEGSLIPMFLIIGIWGGQRRIYASMKFFLYTLLGSLLMLLAIMKMYGYAGTTDIPTLLHTRFPVGMQYWLWLAFFASFAVKMPMWPVHTWLPDAHVEAPTAGSVVLAGILLKLGGYGFIRFSLPMFPEASHYFAPLVFALSVIAIVYTSLVALVQTDMKKLIAYSSVAHMGFVTMGLFTLNVQGIQGAIFLMISHGLVSGALFLCVGVVYDRMHTREIAAYGGLVERMPKYAVVMLFFTMANIGLPGTSGFVGEFLTMLGAFQANTWVALLATLGTILSAAYALYLYRRVVFGKLEKASLRSILDLNAREVAILAPLVILTLYYGVHPQPILDASQATVDGMMKTITAAAPHAAPLKAASAAATP, from the coding sequence ATGTTCGGCTTCGGGATCCTGTCGGGGCTTATCGCCGTCCCGCTCATCGGGGTGCTCTTCATCCTGGTGCTGCAGGGCGACGACGAGGCCACGCTGGACAACGCGCGCTGGGCGGCGCTCATCGCCAGCACGGTCACCTTCGTCCTGTCGCTCGTGGCCTGGAGCCGCTTCGACAGCGGCACCGCGGACTTCCAGCTGCTGGAGAGCCGCAACTGGCTCGGCGGCGGCCTCGGCTACAAGCTCGGGGTCGACGGCGCCTCCATGCCGTTCCTCCTGCTCACCACCTTCCTGATGCCCTTCTGCATCGCCTCCGCGTGGCGGGCGATCCACATGCGGGTCAAGGAGTTCCTGATCTGCTTCCTCGTGCTGGAGGCGGCCCTCATCGGCATCTTCTCCGCGCTCGACGTGGTTCTGTTCTACCTGTTCTTCGAAGGTAGCCTCATCCCGATGTTCCTCATCATCGGCATCTGGGGCGGCCAGCGGCGCATCTACGCGTCGATGAAGTTCTTCCTCTACACGCTGCTCGGCTCGCTGCTGATGCTGCTGGCCATCATGAAGATGTACGGCTACGCGGGCACCACCGACATCCCGACGCTGCTGCACACCCGCTTCCCCGTGGGCATGCAGTACTGGCTGTGGCTGGCCTTCTTCGCCTCCTTCGCGGTGAAGATGCCGATGTGGCCGGTCCACACCTGGCTGCCGGACGCCCACGTCGAGGCGCCCACCGCGGGCTCCGTCGTGCTGGCCGGCATCCTGCTGAAGCTCGGGGGCTACGGCTTCATCCGCTTCTCGCTGCCCATGTTCCCGGAAGCGTCGCACTATTTCGCGCCGCTGGTCTTCGCCCTCTCGGTCATCGCCATCGTCTACACGTCGCTCGTCGCGCTCGTGCAGACCGACATGAAGAAGCTCATCGCCTATTCGTCGGTGGCCCACATGGGCTTCGTGACCATGGGGCTCTTCACCCTCAACGTGCAGGGCATCCAGGGCGCCATCTTCCTGATGATCAGCCACGGCCTCGTGTCGGGCGCGCTGTTCCTCTGCGTGGGCGTGGTCTACGACCGCATGCACACCCGCGAGATCGCGGCCTACGGCGGCCTGGTCGAGCGCATGCCGAAATACGCGGTGGTGATGCTGTTCTTCACCATGGCCAACATCGGCCTGCCCGGCACATCCGGCTTCGTCGGCGAGTTCCTGACCATGCTGGGGGCCTTCCAGGCCAACACCTGGGTGGCGCTGCTCGCGACGCTCGGCACCATCCTGTCGGCCGCCTACGCGCTCTACCTGTACCGCCGCGTGGTGTTCGGGAAGCTCGAGAAGGCGAGCCTGCGCTCCATCCTCGACCTCAACGCCCGCGAGGTCGCGATCCTGGCGCCGCTCGTGATCCTGACGCTCTACTACGGCGTCCACCCCCAGCCGATCCTCGACGCCTCGCAGGCGACCGTGGACGGCATGATGAAGACCATCACGGCCGCGGCGCCCCACGCCGCGCCCCTCAAGGCCGCCTCCGCGGCCGCGACGCCCTGA
- a CDS encoding DUF4864 domain-containing protein, whose product MRHRLAPALLAAALLASTASSRAAEAGADPDIQSTITAQIDAFGEGDAARAESFASPGIKSMFPDASAFYGMVKQSYGALVHPRSTYFEPTVTAEGGAVQHVTVVDSDGVVWTAVYSLEKVDGRWAISGCVLVKSKETTA is encoded by the coding sequence ATGCGCCACCGTCTCGCCCCCGCCCTGCTCGCCGCCGCCCTGCTCGCCTCCACCGCTTCCTCGCGCGCCGCGGAGGCCGGCGCGGATCCCGACATCCAGTCGACCATCACGGCGCAGATCGACGCCTTCGGCGAGGGGGATGCGGCGCGGGCGGAGAGCTTCGCGTCCCCCGGCATCAAGTCGATGTTCCCGGACGCCTCGGCGTTCTACGGCATGGTCAAGCAGAGCTACGGCGCGCTGGTCCATCCCCGCTCCACCTATTTCGAGCCGACCGTCACGGCCGAGGGCGGGGCGGTGCAGCACGTCACAGTGGTCGACTCGGACGGGGTGGTGTGGACCGCAGTCTATTCGCTGGAGAAGGTCGACGGCCGTTGGGCCATCTCGGGCTGCGTGCTGGTTAAGTCCAAGGAGACGACAGCCTGA
- a CDS encoding biotin--[acetyl-CoA-carboxylase] ligase gives MLLHAAARARGYRLHHHASVGSTNEEALALGRAGDPGRLWILADRQTAGRGRVGRRWDSPAGNHHASLLLVDPCPQRLAPQLSFVAGVAVVRALLSIAGEGRGIALKWPNDVLCGGAKLAGLLVEGAMSPRAPEGGSQSSGFSAVLGFGVNCASHPTHLDYPTTDLGLLAGPAGTRDALFAALSASVVDALDLWDRGRNFAGIRRAWLDHALPPGTPLAVARPDAAYTGTFKTVDDDGRLILETGSGCVTVEAGDVVLADPWVCRGVVMTKE, from the coding sequence GTGCTGCTGCACGCGGCCGCGCGCGCGCGAGGATACCGCCTCCACCACCACGCCAGCGTCGGCTCCACCAACGAGGAGGCGTTGGCGCTCGGCCGCGCCGGCGACCCCGGCCGGCTGTGGATCCTGGCCGACCGGCAGACGGCCGGCCGCGGCCGCGTCGGCCGGCGCTGGGACTCGCCGGCCGGCAACCACCACGCCTCCCTGCTCCTCGTCGACCCGTGCCCGCAGCGGCTCGCCCCGCAGCTCTCCTTCGTGGCCGGCGTCGCGGTCGTGCGGGCGCTGCTTTCGATCGCCGGCGAGGGCCGCGGCATCGCGCTGAAGTGGCCCAACGACGTGCTCTGCGGCGGCGCCAAGCTGGCCGGCCTGCTCGTGGAGGGCGCGATGAGCCCGCGCGCGCCCGAGGGCGGCTCCCAATCGTCGGGCTTTTCGGCCGTGCTCGGCTTCGGGGTCAATTGCGCGTCGCACCCGACACACCTAGATTACCCGACGACGGACCTCGGCCTCCTGGCCGGGCCGGCCGGCACGCGCGACGCGCTCTTCGCGGCGCTGTCGGCCTCGGTCGTCGACGCCCTGGACCTGTGGGACCGGGGCCGGAATTTCGCCGGCATCCGCCGGGCGTGGCTCGACCACGCGCTCCCGCCGGGCACCCCGCTCGCGGTGGCGCGGCCGGACGCCGCGTATACAGGGACGTTCAAGACCGTCGACGACGACGGCAGGCTGATTCTCGAGACGGGTTCGGGTTGTGTGACCGTGGAAGCGGGCGATGTCGTTCTGGCGGACCCTTGGGTCTGCCGCGGCGTCGTTATGACGAAAGAGTGA
- the nuoN gene encoding NADH-quinone oxidoreductase subunit NuoN produces MPVDYSISLILPEVILGAGALALLMVGAFRGEKSAALVTGLSIAVIAFALLGICFAHHGDTLLGYDGAVVQDNFGRFMSALALIGSLGTLVMAVPFLRREGIHKFEFPILILLSTMGMLVLISAGNLITLYLGFEMMSLALYVIAAFHRDDVRASEAGLKYFVLGALSSGLLLYGCSLIYGFAGTVAFRGIASALVGHQGIGVVFGLVFLSAGLAFKMSTVPFHMWTPDVYEGAPTPVTAFFATAPKMAAVAIAVRVIITAFPGIQLEWQQIIIFISICSMLLGSFAAIGQTNFKRLMAYSAIGNMGFALTGLAAGTEQGVYGVLIYMAAYLVMTLGVFAAMLSMQRNGRAIETVADLSGLGQTNPVMAFFLAMIMFSLAGVPPLAGFFAKFYVFQAAIQANLYTLAVVGVLASVVAAFYYLRIVKMMYFDPSAEPFDRQGGAVRAVLAISGLVMLFFWVYPAPVVGAATAAAHSLF; encoded by the coding sequence ATGCCGGTCGATTATTCCATCTCGCTGATCCTCCCCGAGGTCATCCTCGGGGCGGGGGCGCTCGCGCTCCTGATGGTCGGCGCCTTCCGGGGCGAGAAGTCCGCGGCCCTGGTCACCGGGCTGTCGATCGCCGTCATCGCCTTCGCGCTGCTCGGCATCTGCTTCGCCCACCACGGCGACACGCTCCTCGGCTACGACGGTGCCGTCGTGCAGGACAACTTCGGGCGCTTCATGTCGGCGCTGGCGCTGATCGGCTCGCTCGGCACGCTGGTCATGGCAGTCCCCTTTCTGCGGCGGGAAGGCATCCACAAGTTCGAGTTCCCGATCCTCATCCTGCTGTCCACCATGGGCATGCTGGTGCTGATCTCGGCCGGCAACCTCATCACCCTCTACCTCGGCTTCGAGATGATGAGCCTCGCGCTCTACGTCATCGCGGCCTTCCACCGCGACGACGTGCGCGCCTCCGAGGCGGGCCTGAAATATTTCGTGCTGGGCGCCCTGTCGTCCGGCCTGCTGCTCTACGGCTGCTCGCTGATCTACGGCTTCGCCGGCACGGTGGCGTTCCGCGGCATCGCCTCGGCGCTCGTCGGCCACCAGGGCATCGGCGTCGTCTTCGGCCTCGTGTTCCTGTCGGCCGGCCTCGCCTTCAAGATGTCGACCGTACCGTTCCACATGTGGACGCCGGACGTCTACGAGGGCGCGCCCACCCCCGTGACGGCCTTCTTCGCCACGGCGCCCAAGATGGCCGCCGTGGCCATCGCGGTGCGCGTCATCATCACGGCCTTCCCGGGCATCCAGCTCGAATGGCAGCAGATCATCATCTTCATCTCGATCTGCTCCATGCTGCTCGGCTCTTTCGCGGCCATCGGCCAGACGAACTTCAAGCGGCTGATGGCCTATTCGGCCATCGGCAACATGGGCTTCGCGCTGACCGGCCTCGCCGCCGGCACGGAGCAGGGCGTCTACGGCGTGCTGATCTACATGGCCGCCTACCTCGTCATGACGCTGGGCGTCTTCGCCGCCATGCTGTCGATGCAGCGCAACGGCCGTGCCATCGAGACCGTCGCGGACCTGTCGGGCCTCGGCCAGACCAACCCGGTCATGGCCTTCTTCCTCGCCATGATCATGTTCTCGCTGGCCGGCGTGCCGCCGCTCGCGGGCTTCTTCGCCAAGTTCTACGTGTTCCAGGCCGCCATCCAGGCGAACCTCTACACGCTGGCCGTGGTGGGCGTGCTGGCCTCGGTCGTGGCCGCCTTCTACTACCTGCGCATCGTCAAGATGATGTACTTCGACCCCTCGGCCGAGCCCTTCGACCGGCAGGGCGGCGCCGTGCGGGCCGTTCTGGCGATCTCGGGCCTGGTGATGCTGTTCTTCTGGGTCTATCCGGCTCCGGTCGTCGGCGCCGCCACCGCGGCCGCGCACTCGCTGTTCTGA
- a CDS encoding ribonuclease J has protein sequence MDGGEELVFCALGGLGEIGMNAALYGFGAPGKRKYIMVDLGLSFAGPDLPGIDLLLPDLSFVESIRKDLLGLVITHAHEDHIGAVADQWPRLGCRVFATKFAAGLLNAKHASDMSLSKLEVETVQIGGRLKLGPFEVEFVPVAHSIPESCALAIRTPLGTVVHSGDWKIDPTPTMGPPTDAERLTAIGDEGVLALVCDSTNILRDGESPSEKEVAENLHQLIADAPGRVVVTTFASNVSRLRAVADAAQATGRSVIIGGRAMERTIGVARECGYLDGVPPFFSTERYSQLDRKNTVLLATGSQGEPRAALARMAQDDYGDVRLAPGDRVIFSSRTIPGNEREVGKIINGLVAQGVEVITDRTHLVHVSGHPRRTEVAKFYSWVRPKVAVPAHGEPLHLAEHAAFARSLGVHDVVTARNGDMVLLAPGKPAIVDEVRHGQLAKDGHVVVAANDPAIAARTKLAFAGVISIAVCFNSRGEVQGDPDVLMSGLPPRTRDGKGMDVVVDEAIFNTIDNLGRGKRRDPDAAANAIERSVRGAVGHAWGKKPLVHVLIVEA, from the coding sequence ATGGACGGCGGCGAAGAACTGGTCTTCTGCGCGCTCGGGGGCCTCGGCGAGATCGGCATGAACGCCGCGCTCTACGGCTTCGGGGCGCCGGGGAAGCGTAAATACATCATGGTGGACCTGGGGCTCTCCTTCGCGGGCCCCGACCTGCCCGGCATCGACCTGCTGCTGCCGGACCTCAGCTTCGTGGAGTCGATCCGCAAGGACCTTCTGGGCCTCGTCATCACCCACGCGCACGAGGACCACATCGGCGCCGTGGCGGACCAGTGGCCCCGCCTCGGCTGCCGCGTCTTCGCGACGAAGTTCGCGGCGGGCCTGCTCAACGCCAAGCACGCCAGCGACATGAGCCTGTCGAAGCTCGAGGTCGAGACCGTGCAGATCGGCGGGCGCCTGAAGCTCGGCCCCTTCGAGGTCGAGTTCGTGCCGGTCGCGCATTCGATCCCCGAATCCTGCGCGCTTGCGATCCGCACGCCGCTCGGCACCGTTGTGCATTCGGGCGACTGGAAGATCGACCCGACGCCGACCATGGGTCCGCCGACCGACGCCGAGCGCCTGACCGCCATCGGCGACGAGGGCGTGCTGGCGCTGGTCTGCGACTCCACCAACATCCTGCGCGACGGCGAGAGCCCCTCCGAGAAGGAGGTGGCCGAGAACCTCCACCAGCTCATCGCCGACGCGCCGGGCCGCGTGGTCGTCACCACCTTCGCGTCCAACGTCAGCCGGCTCCGCGCCGTGGCGGATGCCGCGCAGGCGACGGGGCGCAGCGTCATCATCGGCGGCCGCGCCATGGAGCGCACGATCGGGGTCGCGCGCGAGTGCGGCTACCTCGACGGCGTGCCGCCCTTCTTCTCGACCGAGCGCTATTCCCAGCTCGACCGCAAGAACACCGTGCTGCTCGCCACCGGCAGCCAGGGCGAGCCCCGCGCCGCGCTGGCCCGCATGGCGCAGGACGACTACGGCGACGTGCGCCTGGCGCCGGGCGACCGCGTGATCTTCTCCTCGCGCACCATTCCGGGCAACGAGCGCGAGGTCGGCAAGATCATCAACGGCCTTGTCGCGCAGGGCGTCGAGGTCATCACCGACCGCACGCATCTCGTCCACGTGTCCGGCCACCCGCGCCGCACGGAGGTCGCGAAGTTCTACAGCTGGGTCCGGCCCAAGGTGGCGGTGCCGGCCCACGGCGAGCCGCTGCACCTCGCCGAGCACGCCGCCTTCGCCCGCTCGCTCGGCGTCCACGACGTCGTGACGGCGCGCAACGGCGACATGGTGCTGCTGGCGCCCGGCAAGCCCGCCATCGTGGACGAGGTGCGCCACGGGCAGCTCGCCAAGGACGGCCACGTGGTGGTGGCGGCCAACGACCCCGCCATCGCGGCGCGCACCAAGCTCGCCTTCGCGGGCGTGATCTCGATCGCGGTGTGCTTCAACAGCCGCGGCGAGGTGCAGGGCGACCCGGACGTGCTGATGAGCGGCCTGCCCCCGCGCACCCGCGACGGCAAAGGCATGGACGTCGTGGTCGACGAGGCGATCTTCAACACGATCGACAACCTCGGCCGCGGCAAGCGCCGCGACCCGGACGCCGCCGCCAACGCCATCGAGCGCTCGGTCCGGGGCGCGGTCGGCCATGCCTGGGGCAAGAAGCCCCTGGTCCACGTGCTGATCGTTGAGGCCTGA
- a CDS encoding DUF1467 family protein gives MTLPIPVPMAVAIYFTTWWIVLFAVLPFGVRSQEESREVVPGTDPGAPMLPRLAVKALWTTGLSALVFAAILAMFAYL, from the coding sequence GTGACCCTCCCGATCCCCGTGCCGATGGCGGTGGCGATCTACTTCACCACGTGGTGGATCGTGCTCTTCGCGGTTCTGCCCTTCGGGGTGCGCTCGCAGGAGGAGTCGCGCGAGGTCGTGCCGGGCACCGACCCCGGCGCGCCGATGCTGCCGCGCCTCGCCGTGAAGGCGCTGTGGACCACCGGCCTGTCGGCCCTGGTGTTCGCGGCGATCCTGGCGATGTTCGCCTACCTGTGA